The Fusobacterium sp. SYSU M8D902 nucleotide sequence CTTAGTGAGGATTTACAATTTATAAAAGAAAATATCAGAAATGAAAAAGATCCTGATATGAGAGAGATGATGAACGAAGAGCAAAAGGAACTTGAAGAGAAGTTACCAGAGTATGAGCAAGAGTTAAAAATACTTTTACTTCCAAAAGATGAAAATGATGACAAAAACGTTATCGTAGAGATCAGAGGTGGAGCAGGAGGAGATGAGGCTGCTCTATTCGCAGGAGATCTATTCAGAATGTATTGTAGATATGCAGAGAGAAAAAAATGGAAGATAGAGATAATTGAGAAGCAAGAGATTGGTATTGGTGGATTAAAAGAGGCTGTGTTCAGTATCAATGGATTGGGAGCTTATTCAAGATTAAAATTTGAATCAGGAGTACATAGAGTACAAAGAGTACCTGAAACTGAATCAGCAGGAAGAGTTCATACATCTACAGCAACTGTTGCAGTTCTTCCAGAGGTAGAAGATGTAAAAGAGGTTAAGATTGATCCAAAAGACTTGAAAATAGATACATATAGATCTGGTGGAGCAGGAGGTCAGCACGTAAATATGACTGACTCTGCAGTTAGAATTACTCACCTACCTACAGGTATAGTAGTACAGTGTCAAGATGAGAGATCTCAGCTAAAAAATAGAGAAAAAGCTATGAAACACTTAGTTTCAAAATTATATGAGATGGAATGTGAAAAGCAAAGAAGTCAGGTAGAAAGTGAAAGAAAACTTCAAGTAGGAACAGGGGATAGATCTGAAAAGATCAGAACATACAACTTCCCACAAGGAAGAATTACAGATCACAGAATTAAATTTACTGTATATCAATTAGATGCATTTTTAGATGGAGATATAGATGAGATGATAGATGCTCTTATCACATTCAACCAAGCTGAAATGCTTGCAAGTGCATCAGAAGAGTAGTATGAAATTACTAGAAATATTAAATTTTTCAAAAGAGTATTTGCAAAAATACTCTTTTTCAAAACCCCGTCTTGAAAGTGAGAAACTTATATCAGCAGTTTTAAAAATAGAGAGAATTGCTCTCTATGCTTATTTTGATATGGAACTTACACCTGAACAAAAGGATACTATAAAAAGATATTTGAGAGAGATGGCTCGAGCTAGAAAGGGCTTTGATGAACTTATAAAGGATAAGGGAGAAGAGAGTATGGATATGAAGAATTATAGAGATGAAAATTATGAGCTTTTAAAGAAATCTATCCAATATCTAGAAAAATATCAGGTACCAAATGCTAAATTAGATGTAGAATATATATTTTCACATATACTTAAAGTTAATAGAATGACACTTACTTTGAATTTGAATAAAAAAAT carries:
- the prfA gene encoding peptide chain release factor 1, encoding MFAKLEEVVRRFDELNEMLGSPEILSDPKKMMECNKALAEITPLVEKYKEYKTLSEDLQFIKENIRNEKDPDMREMMNEEQKELEEKLPEYEQELKILLLPKDENDDKNVIVEIRGGAGGDEAALFAGDLFRMYCRYAERKKWKIEIIEKQEIGIGGLKEAVFSINGLGAYSRLKFESGVHRVQRVPETESAGRVHTSTATVAVLPEVEDVKEVKIDPKDLKIDTYRSGGAGGQHVNMTDSAVRITHLPTGIVVQCQDERSQLKNREKAMKHLVSKLYEMECEKQRSQVESERKLQVGTGDRSEKIRTYNFPQGRITDHRIKFTVYQLDAFLDGDIDEMIDALITFNQAEMLASASEE